In Fusobacterium varium, one DNA window encodes the following:
- a CDS encoding TIGR02680 family protein, whose protein sequence is MSNRWKMNRIGFVNFWLYDEEIFELKDGKLLIRGSNGSGKSVTTQSIVSFILDGDRSPERLDPFGSTGRKMEYYFLQDGEKDEQTGYIFLELKKGSTEQYLTLGIGQKASKGKQMSFWGFILNDGRRIGEDFELYKDSGGVKTPFSEKDLLRRLGDKNKFATTQREYIEMVNKELFGFSQIGYYKKLINFLLKIRTSKLSTGIKPVDVYRILKDSLQVLEDEDLRILADTLETMDNMQLNNEERQKEMKSLLTLKSEYDKYNRFILWKKANTYKEIKNEYEKLEKTLRENFKEIEKLKNQKTDTTIEIENILKRLDEIKDEIKIVEAMDLEKHVRNLAELEKRLKDNEKEFLENKEKCEEYKERLKKDSINKHEEEKKLNEIKNKISKHLKEMKEINETLLFNSSIENENIIYDRESSKRIEEVKNNLEVYREQIDLGLEALKVYRELSIKSGEIENRVNNLKLEMEYKEDELQKAILLEDGARDSLIEDFYTMKDQNEFLKLSKNDLEKIIELVKKYEGLIEAEEIKRVVEKNYNSKNQELQEEKLSKNHLLKIKTEEYDREIEELNRLKELEEEPPKRKEEVVKCREELQRVGINFISLYEAIDFSETLSKEERNTLESQLKDSGLLDSLIIAYEDRERAYEIIEKYSDTIIKTVENPNKKISFKSLIIEEIDEKLRKPVEDFLKSIITKENDSSFEGIVLEKTGYFKNGVLEGYSSCREEASFIGVNNRKRKLEQTILEKEERCADFLYYIKELEKEIKEIDGKLSILKSEYENIPKFSNLNTGIKLKEESEENLKRAKERFEIEDEELSKIKISMREWNQKVIERCRILPFSRIFEEYEEAKITGEKYMLAIYDLESYIRNYNISENKIVTIEDSEIKNEELLDYFSMAMRRIESEIERNQNSIEKINEILNSPENLEATKRLKKLEDEKSQLEKEYMESEKIISNIKGLLEEKDKNYNIEKKRFEEKKIVVEKTEKLYKEELELGYVQVKNGDKIEKIEKLEDILNLVKEREKDRAVESVSKKLQDKLIENKSSLEKYMIGIEEIFDEDPNYCRKRNFIRVIKNGKKISLYDFEKILQDEIIQGELAIEAKDRELIIDILTGNIGHKINDYIYESKMWIKDMTKIMLEMDTSMELKFSLDWKAKEKLSENELDIKELEVLLRKDVELLPNEDLEKISSHFKSKLKLIREELEDNKKEENSYMAAIKKVLDYREWFEFKIYIHREGKPKKELTNDAYNKFSGGEKAMSIYIPLLAAASAQYKKAKEDCPRIIALDEAFAGIDDKNIDSMFELIEKLDFDYIMNSQQLWGCYESVKNLRIAELTNLRDKKMILVNRFLWNGKNKSLEL, encoded by the coding sequence ATGAACAGACAGGATATATTTTCTTAGAATTGAAAAAAGGGTCAACAGAACAGTATCTAACTTTAGGTATAGGGCAAAAAGCCTCTAAGGGAAAACAGATGTCTTTTTGGGGATTTATACTCAATGATGGTAGAAGAATAGGAGAAGATTTTGAATTATATAAAGATAGTGGGGGAGTAAAAACACCTTTTTCTGAGAAAGATTTATTAAGAAGATTGGGGGATAAAAATAAATTTGCTACTACTCAAAGAGAATATATAGAGATGGTAAATAAAGAACTTTTTGGTTTCTCGCAAATAGGTTACTATAAAAAGCTTATAAATTTTCTATTAAAAATAAGAACATCTAAACTTTCAACAGGAATAAAACCAGTTGATGTTTATCGTATATTAAAAGATTCTCTTCAAGTATTAGAAGATGAAGATTTAAGAATATTAGCTGATACATTGGAAACAATGGATAATATGCAATTAAACAATGAAGAGCGTCAAAAAGAGATGAAGAGTCTATTAACTTTGAAAAGTGAGTATGATAAATATAATAGATTTATTTTGTGGAAAAAAGCTAATACATATAAAGAAATAAAAAATGAGTATGAAAAATTAGAAAAAACTTTAAGAGAGAATTTCAAGGAGATAGAGAAGCTAAAAAATCAAAAAACAGATACAACTATTGAGATAGAAAATATTTTAAAAAGGTTAGATGAGATAAAAGATGAGATTAAAATAGTTGAAGCTATGGATTTAGAAAAACATGTAAGAAATTTAGCTGAACTTGAAAAGAGACTAAAGGATAATGAAAAAGAGTTTTTAGAAAATAAAGAAAAATGTGAAGAGTATAAGGAAAGATTGAAAAAAGATTCAATAAATAAGCATGAAGAAGAAAAGAAATTAAATGAGATAAAAAATAAAATTTCAAAGCATTTAAAAGAGATGAAAGAGATAAATGAAACTTTATTATTTAATAGTAGCATAGAAAATGAGAATATTATATATGATAGAGAGAGTAGTAAAAGAATTGAAGAGGTAAAAAATAATTTAGAAGTTTATAGAGAACAGATAGATTTAGGACTAGAAGCTTTAAAAGTATATAGGGAATTATCAATTAAAAGTGGAGAAATAGAAAATAGGGTAAATAATTTAAAGTTAGAGATGGAATATAAAGAAGATGAGTTGCAAAAGGCAATACTTCTAGAAGATGGAGCTAGGGATTCTCTTATTGAAGATTTCTATACAATGAAAGATCAAAATGAATTTTTAAAGCTATCTAAAAATGATTTAGAAAAGATAATTGAGCTAGTAAAAAAATATGAGGGATTAATAGAAGCTGAAGAGATCAAAAGAGTAGTAGAAAAAAATTATAATAGTAAAAATCAAGAACTTCAAGAGGAAAAATTAAGTAAAAATCATCTATTAAAAATAAAAACTGAAGAGTATGATAGAGAGATAGAGGAGTTAAATAGATTAAAAGAATTAGAGGAAGAACCACCTAAAAGAAAAGAGGAAGTTGTAAAATGTAGAGAAGAGTTACAAAGAGTGGGAATAAATTTTATATCTTTATATGAAGCTATTGATTTTTCAGAAACTTTATCTAAAGAAGAAAGAAATACTCTTGAATCACAATTAAAAGATAGCGGATTATTAGACTCTTTAATTATAGCCTATGAAGATAGAGAAAGAGCTTATGAAATAATAGAAAAATATTCAGATACAATTATTAAAACAGTTGAAAATCCAAATAAAAAAATTAGTTTTAAAAGTTTGATTATAGAAGAGATAGATGAAAAATTAAGAAAGCCAGTGGAAGATTTTTTAAAGAGTATCATTACAAAAGAAAATGATTCTAGTTTTGAAGGGATAGTTTTAGAGAAGACAGGATATTTTAAAAATGGAGTTTTAGAAGGGTATAGTAGTTGTAGAGAAGAAGCTTCATTTATAGGAGTAAACAATAGAAAGAGAAAATTAGAACAAACTATTTTAGAAAAGGAAGAGAGATGTGCTGATTTTCTATATTATATTAAAGAGTTAGAAAAAGAGATTAAAGAGATAGATGGTAAATTATCTATTTTAAAAAGTGAATATGAAAATATACCTAAATTTTCTAATCTTAATACAGGAATAAAATTAAAAGAGGAAAGTGAAGAAAATTTAAAAAGAGCCAAAGAGAGATTTGAAATAGAAGATGAAGAACTAAGTAAAATAAAAATAAGTATGAGAGAGTGGAATCAAAAGGTTATTGAAAGATGTAGAATACTTCCTTTTAGTAGAATATTTGAGGAGTATGAAGAAGCAAAAATAACTGGTGAAAAGTATATGTTGGCTATATATGATTTAGAATCATATATTAGAAATTACAATATCTCTGAAAATAAAATAGTTACAATAGAAGATTCTGAGATAAAAAACGAAGAGTTACTAGATTACTTTTCTATGGCTATGAGAAGAATAGAAAGTGAGATAGAGAGAAATCAAAATTCAATAGAAAAAATAAATGAAATTTTAAACTCTCCAGAAAATTTAGAGGCTACAAAAAGGTTAAAAAAATTAGAAGATGAAAAATCACAATTGGAAAAAGAGTATATGGAATCTGAAAAAATTATTTCTAATATAAAAGGGCTTTTAGAAGAGAAAGATAAAAATTACAATATTGAGAAAAAGAGATTTGAAGAGAAAAAAATAGTAGTTGAAAAAACAGAAAAACTATATAAAGAAGAGTTAGAATTAGGATATGTTCAAGTTAAAAATGGAGATAAGATTGAGAAAATAGAAAAATTGGAAGATATTTTAAATTTAGTTAAAGAAAGAGAAAAAGATAGAGCTGTAGAATCAGTAAGTAAAAAACTACAAGATAAACTTATTGAAAATAAGAGTAGTTTAGAAAAGTATATGATAGGTATTGAAGAAATTTTTGATGAAGATCCAAACTACTGTAGAAAAAGAAATTTTATCAGAGTAATAAAAAATGGAAAGAAGATATCTTTATATGACTTTGAAAAAATATTACAAGATGAGATTATTCAAGGGGAGTTAGCAATAGAGGCAAAAGATAGAGAATTAATAATAGATATTTTAACTGGAAATATAGGGCATAAGATAAATGATTATATCTATGAAAGCAAAATGTGGATAAAAGATATGACAAAAATTATGTTAGAGATGGATACTTCGATGGAATTGAAATTTTCATTAGATTGGAAAGCAAAGGAAAAATTAAGTGAAAATGAGCTAGATATAAAAGAATTAGAGGTTTTATTAAGAAAAGATGTTGAACTTTTACCAAATGAAGATTTAGAAAAAATATCTAGTCACTTTAAAAGTAAACTAAAACTCATCAGAGAGGAACTTGAAGATAATAAAAAAGAAGAGAACAGTTATATGGCAGCTATAAAAAAAGTTTTAGATTATAGAGAGTGGTTTGAGTTTAAAATCTATATTCACAGAGAGGGTAAACCTAAAAAAGAGTTAACTAATGATGCTTATAATAAGTTTAGTGGTGGAGAAAAGGCGATGTCAATATATATTCCACTATTGGCAGCAGCATCAGCTCAATATAAAAAAGCAAAAGAGGATTGTCCAAGAATAATTGCATTAGATGAAGCATTTGCTGGAATAGATGATAAGAATATAGATAGTATGTTTGAATTGATAGAGAAGTTAGATTTTGATTATATTATGAACTCTCAACAACTATGGGGTTGCTATGAATCAGTGAAAAATTTAAGAATAGCTGAATTAACTAATTTGAGAGATAAAAAGATGATACTTGTAAATCGTTTCTTATGGAATGGAAAAAATAAAAGTTTAGAACTTTAG